The genomic DNA CGAAGCCCACGATGAGTCTTCCTTGGAAGACGGGTCACACCCCATCTTGTAACCACACCTTCGTAACCTTTTCCTTTTGTAACACCAATTATGtcaatcatctcatctttctgGAAGATAGCATCTATAGGGACTTGCTTCTCGAATAAGCTGCAGGCATAGTCAACCTTCTTTGCAATATCTCCACCATTAATCTGAATCTCATTCAGATGTGCCTTCTTCAGCTTCAGCCCTTTCATTTTCCTTATCTAATGca from Camelina sativa cultivar DH55 unplaced genomic scaffold, Cs unpScaffold07107, whole genome shotgun sequence includes the following:
- the LOC104774942 gene encoding 60S ribosomal protein L3-2-like; this translates as MKKYCAVIRVLAHTQIRKMKGLKLKKAHLNEIQINGGDIAKKVDYACSLFEKQVPIDAIFQKDEMIDIIGVTKGKGYEGVVTRWGVTRLPRKTHRG